In Nocardioides marinus, one DNA window encodes the following:
- a CDS encoding alpha-hydroxy acid oxidase, with amino-acid sequence MTPARPSWADPRRRGWPAELAALAQQVVPAPMWAYLEAGAREGVTRDEAVDAWRAVRLWPRVLHGTGEPDTRGEVLGAPVRTPVGVAPTSMQRVVHPDGELAMAAGAAAAGALHVVSSNAGHRFSDIGEAARAVDPDAVWWLQAYLPPDREAATPVLRAAAAAGARAVALTVDTPFPGTKYEPAEEDWQGHDLSWHRANFADARAARHHRGLRPEDLAWITETCGLPTVVKGVVRADDARRCVEAGAAGVWVSNHGGRQLDRTISTATALPAVVAAVGHEAEVYVDGGVRSGLDALAALGLGARAVLVGRPPVHALAVAGARGVQALLETLTEELSEALELAGCSRLEQAQGLGAPPDL; translated from the coding sequence ATGACCCCGGCGCGGCCGAGCTGGGCCGACCCCCGCCGCCGCGGGTGGCCGGCCGAGCTCGCCGCTCTGGCGCAGCAGGTGGTGCCCGCACCCATGTGGGCCTACCTGGAGGCCGGCGCCCGCGAGGGCGTGACCCGGGACGAGGCCGTCGACGCCTGGCGGGCGGTCCGGCTGTGGCCCCGTGTCCTGCACGGGACCGGGGAGCCGGACACCCGCGGTGAGGTCCTCGGCGCGCCGGTACGCACGCCGGTCGGTGTCGCGCCCACCTCGATGCAGCGGGTGGTGCACCCCGACGGCGAGCTCGCGATGGCGGCCGGTGCCGCGGCGGCCGGTGCCCTGCACGTGGTGTCGTCCAACGCGGGCCACCGCTTCTCGGACATCGGCGAGGCGGCCCGCGCCGTCGACCCCGACGCCGTGTGGTGGCTCCAGGCCTACCTCCCGCCCGACCGGGAGGCGGCGACCCCCGTGCTGCGTGCCGCGGCGGCGGCCGGCGCCCGAGCGGTGGCCCTGACCGTGGACACACCGTTCCCGGGGACCAAGTACGAACCCGCCGAGGAGGACTGGCAGGGCCACGACCTCTCCTGGCACCGGGCGAACTTCGCGGACGCACGGGCGGCCCGGCACCACCGGGGCCTCCGACCCGAGGACCTGGCGTGGATCACCGAGACCTGCGGCCTGCCCACGGTGGTCAAGGGCGTGGTGCGCGCCGACGACGCCCGCCGCTGCGTCGAGGCGGGTGCCGCCGGGGTGTGGGTGTCCAACCACGGCGGACGCCAGCTCGACCGGACCATCAGCACCGCCACGGCACTCCCGGCGGTGGTCGCAGCCGTGGGCCACGAGGCCGAGGTGTACGTCGACGGGGGAGTGCGCTCGGGGCTCGACGCCCTGGCCGCACTGGGTCTCGGGGCTCGCGCGGTCCTGGTCGGACGACCGCCGGTCCACGCCCTGGCGGTCGCCGGCGCCAGGGGGGTCCAGGCCCTGCTCGAGACCCTCACCGAGGAGCTGTCCGAGGCCCTGGAGCTGGCCGGCTGCAGCCGTCTCGAGCAGGCGCAGGGCCTGGGGGCACCCCCCGATTTGTGA